The proteins below are encoded in one region of Casimicrobium huifangae:
- a CDS encoding DMP19 family protein translates to MKIVYARVRQLLLVPLVISTLSSCSTQPDPKATVISELIAKSVREYASRTRYQKLDVPTLNGIADDRLEQAIVDYVDYKVGGDYASERKIVDGLSPGIRALYITWRLEAEVGNGGFNQYFWNSAGQFADSAINSFEFFNAIEHAAVVREALAVRQAEAQLMAEFKRDGTIEAFSKSYKHSKLAPVDQKFFATNEKLSALRIAKIRSQVELFVGD, encoded by the coding sequence GTGAAGATTGTGTACGCTCGGGTAAGGCAACTCTTGCTTGTCCCTTTGGTGATTTCGACCTTGTCATCTTGTTCTACTCAACCCGATCCGAAGGCCACAGTAATCAGCGAATTGATCGCGAAGTCAGTGCGCGAGTATGCATCGCGAACACGCTACCAAAAGCTTGATGTCCCCACGCTCAACGGCATAGCCGATGACAGACTAGAGCAGGCGATCGTGGACTATGTGGACTACAAAGTCGGTGGCGACTACGCAAGTGAAAGAAAAATCGTAGACGGTCTTTCACCAGGTATTCGCGCGCTGTACATCACTTGGCGGTTAGAGGCAGAAGTCGGTAATGGCGGTTTCAATCAATACTTTTGGAATTCAGCGGGGCAGTTTGCTGACTCTGCGATCAATAGCTTTGAGTTCTTTAACGCGATAGAACACGCAGCGGTCGTACGCGAAGCCCTTGCAGTCCGACAAGCCGAGGCGCAGCTCATGGCTGAGTTCAAACGCGACGGCACCATCGAAGCATTTTCCAAGTCATACAAACACTCGAAACTGGCTCCTGTTGACCAGAAGTTCTTTGCGACAAACGAGAAACTCTCCGCGCTACGGATTGCAAAAATTCGCTCGCAAGTGGAACTGTTCGTCGGCGATTAG
- a CDS encoding winged helix-turn-helix domain-containing protein, with protein MQKPQKISWRPDTQVQIGEFLADPASNEISASGKTTRLRPILMDVLLRLAADAGSAVNRETLLNDVWPRRMVNDEVLSRAIAELRTALGDDPKHPRYIETLPKIGYRLIASVESTAQSSDLLLAAGAIPASVPEAADAAPETSLTPAPPQSEVASAATSPPVPPARRPAADAREETLPTLTETVATTPDAATAQRVSLWKLIRLPLIGVAALALYGVYKTQPLSVSASRQIELERQISAAVPFATSPQTESNPRFAPDGKSVVFDRSSETTSEIVIQDIASGAQRAFSVANARVASPVFMPDGKRVAYWLRRTAPASGQPDCAIALRDLDRGTDTVLVDCQQRPQPVFDLSADGASLIYAALPRADYPLALMRRNLAARSIEQLTAPAPGEGHDAYPRISPDGKTVAFFRGTQSHVRLWTLALASKNARPGAAAGELPKPQPASALEGLSYGVAWLPRGGGLVAAADWLGFRALNAVSLTDGGARLLGARGARFPDAHSNGSLVFETATYRADLWLSSVDSAGTAANAARVLWPSTRYSNQPEFSPDGKRVVFASNRSGSDAIHLAALDGEPQRLPLSSDARYIQPHWSADGNEVFAVRIAVTDGKPAAQHAVRIRLGGGEAIELTHLGSKVNNAVPLANGRDVLYGELAEHAMRLYRAPIAGGTPERLPLPLVASFAAVGNDLVFTQPQLTGATRCKLDTMACTPVKVELDDSLRFDWTLSPGAIWFTGRDGNKRVLARLDLDSGQRRNIDLAPSAAGTNIAISRDGQSIVVAREAPAVVDLMIAKPQP; from the coding sequence GTGCAAAAGCCCCAGAAAATCTCCTGGCGACCCGACACGCAGGTGCAAATCGGCGAATTCCTCGCCGACCCGGCATCGAATGAGATTTCTGCCTCGGGCAAGACCACCCGCTTGCGACCAATCCTGATGGATGTCCTGCTGCGGCTGGCGGCCGACGCTGGCAGTGCGGTGAATCGAGAAACCCTGCTCAATGACGTGTGGCCAAGGCGGATGGTCAACGATGAGGTGCTGTCGCGCGCAATTGCCGAGCTGCGCACGGCGCTTGGCGACGACCCGAAGCATCCGCGCTACATCGAGACCCTGCCGAAAATCGGCTACCGACTGATCGCCAGTGTCGAGTCAACGGCGCAATCGTCCGACCTGCTGCTGGCGGCGGGCGCCATCCCGGCATCTGTTCCCGAAGCGGCCGACGCGGCCCCCGAGACCAGTTTGACACCAGCACCACCCCAGTCCGAAGTGGCAAGTGCAGCGACGTCGCCCCCCGTGCCGCCAGCGCGCCGGCCGGCAGCGGACGCCCGTGAAGAGACCTTGCCAACGCTCACCGAGACGGTCGCAACCACCCCCGACGCGGCCACCGCACAACGCGTGTCGCTATGGAAACTCATCCGGCTACCGCTGATCGGGGTCGCCGCGCTGGCGCTGTATGGGGTTTACAAGACGCAGCCGCTATCCGTATCCGCCAGCCGGCAGATTGAGCTCGAACGCCAGATCAGCGCGGCCGTGCCGTTCGCGACCTCGCCGCAGACCGAGAGCAACCCGCGCTTTGCGCCGGATGGCAAGTCGGTTGTGTTTGACCGCAGCAGCGAAACGACCTCCGAGATCGTGATTCAGGACATTGCCAGCGGTGCGCAACGTGCATTCTCAGTGGCCAATGCGCGCGTCGCCTCACCGGTGTTCATGCCGGACGGAAAGCGCGTCGCGTACTGGTTGCGCCGCACCGCACCCGCCAGCGGGCAGCCGGACTGCGCGATTGCCCTGCGCGATCTCGACCGCGGCACCGACACCGTGCTGGTGGATTGCCAGCAACGCCCGCAGCCGGTGTTCGACCTCAGTGCCGATGGCGCGTCGCTAATCTACGCCGCCCTGCCCCGCGCGGACTATCCCCTGGCGCTGATGCGCCGCAACCTTGCTGCCCGCAGCATCGAGCAGCTCACGGCTCCGGCGCCCGGCGAGGGTCATGACGCTTACCCGCGCATCAGCCCGGATGGCAAGACGGTTGCCTTCTTTCGCGGCACGCAGTCGCACGTGCGGCTGTGGACGCTCGCGCTTGCGTCCAAGAATGCGAGACCAGGTGCGGCCGCAGGCGAACTGCCGAAGCCGCAGCCGGCGTCGGCGCTGGAAGGCCTCTCTTACGGCGTGGCCTGGCTGCCACGCGGCGGCGGACTTGTCGCAGCGGCGGACTGGCTGGGGTTTCGCGCGCTGAACGCTGTCTCGCTGACCGATGGCGGCGCCCGTTTGCTCGGCGCCCGTGGCGCGCGTTTCCCTGATGCGCACAGCAACGGCAGCCTGGTGTTCGAGACGGCGACTTACCGCGCCGACCTCTGGCTCTCAAGCGTTGATAGCGCAGGCACTGCAGCCAACGCGGCCCGCGTACTGTGGCCGTCAACGCGCTACAGCAATCAGCCCGAGTTCTCGCCCGACGGCAAGCGCGTGGTCTTCGCGTCAAATCGCTCGGGCAGCGATGCCATCCACCTTGCCGCACTCGACGGCGAACCGCAGCGCCTGCCGCTCAGTAGCGACGCGCGCTACATCCAGCCGCATTGGTCAGCTGATGGTAACGAGGTTTTCGCAGTACGCATCGCCGTGACCGATGGCAAACCGGCCGCGCAGCACGCTGTGCGCATCCGCCTTGGTGGTGGCGAAGCCATCGAGCTCACGCATCTGGGTAGCAAGGTCAACAACGCAGTGCCGCTGGCCAACGGCCGCGACGTGCTCTACGGCGAGTTGGCCGAGCATGCCATGCGACTCTACCGCGCGCCCATCGCCGGCGGCACACCCGAACGGCTGCCGCTGCCACTGGTGGCGAGCTTCGCTGCCGTCGGCAACGATCTCGTGTTCACCCAGCCACAACTCACCGGCGCCACCCGCTGCAAACTGGACACGATGGCGTGCACGCCGGTCAAGGTGGAGCTCGACGACAGCCTGCGCTTCGACTGGACGCTCAGCCCCGGTGCGATCTGGTTCACCGGACGCGACGGCAACAAACGCGTATTGGCGCGCCTCGATCTCGACAGCGGTCAGCGCCGCAATATCGACCTCGCCCCCAGCGCCGCCGGCACCAACATCGCCATCAGCCGCGACGGCCAATCCATCGTCGTCGCCCGCGAAGCGCCAGCGGTGGTGGATTTGATGATTGCAAAGCCGCAACCCTGA